A region of Ignatzschineria larvae DSM 13226 DNA encodes the following proteins:
- the pstS gene encoding phosphate ABC transporter substrate-binding protein PstS — MKTFKNNIAKLTAAVAFGVAVSATGAMAQNPVTVTGAGASFPAPVYAKWAAEYAKETGNRINYQSIGSSAGVKQIEAGTVDFGASDAPLSEAQLKEKGLIQFPTVIGGVVLAINVDGIKTNELVLDGETLGDIYLGKIKKWNDPAIAKLNPSLTLPNQDISVVRRADGSGTSFIFTGYLAKVNNEWKEKVGSGSTVNWPVGIGGKGNDGVTAFVQRIEGSIGYVEYVYAKQNNLSYTKLVSKDGEIVSPGIDSFSAAAKEVKWNESFVQDMTDKPGKNAWPLASTTFVLLHKEQKNSVVINEIVNFFNWGFGKQGQEIVTALDYAPLPENVVEIIQTTLKNDIEIK; from the coding sequence ATGAAAACTTTCAAGAACAACATCGCAAAATTAACGGCTGCAGTCGCTTTTGGTGTTGCAGTAAGTGCAACAGGCGCAATGGCGCAAAACCCTGTAACAGTTACCGGCGCGGGTGCTTCTTTCCCCGCACCAGTGTATGCCAAATGGGCTGCTGAATATGCCAAAGAGACTGGTAATCGTATTAACTACCAATCAATCGGTTCATCTGCAGGTGTTAAACAGATCGAAGCGGGGACAGTAGATTTTGGTGCATCAGATGCGCCACTTTCTGAAGCGCAGCTTAAAGAGAAAGGTTTAATCCAATTCCCAACCGTAATCGGTGGTGTGGTATTAGCGATTAACGTGGATGGTATCAAAACAAATGAATTAGTATTAGATGGCGAAACTTTAGGTGACATCTATCTTGGTAAAATCAAGAAATGGAATGACCCCGCAATCGCTAAATTAAATCCTTCATTAACCCTTCCTAATCAAGATATCTCTGTTGTTCGTCGTGCAGATGGTTCAGGTACTTCATTCATCTTCACAGGCTACCTTGCAAAAGTGAATAACGAGTGGAAAGAGAAAGTCGGTAGCGGTTCAACTGTGAACTGGCCTGTGGGTATCGGTGGTAAAGGGAATGACGGTGTGACAGCATTCGTTCAACGTATCGAAGGTTCAATCGGTTATGTTGAGTATGTATATGCAAAACAAAATAACTTAAGTTACACAAAATTAGTCTCTAAAGATGGCGAAATCGTAAGCCCTGGAATCGATTCATTTAGTGCAGCGGCTAAAGAAGTTAAATGGAATGAGTCTTTTGTACAAGATATGACGGACAAACCAGGTAAAAATGCGTGGCCTTTAGCTTCTACAACTTTTGTGTTGCTTCACAAAGAGCAAAAAAATTCTGTAGTAATTAATGAGATCGTAAATTTCTTTAACTGGGGATTTGGAAAGCAAGGTCAAGAGATTGTGACTGCGCTTGATTATGCACCACTTC